From a single Rutidosis leptorrhynchoides isolate AG116_Rl617_1_P2 chromosome 5, CSIRO_AGI_Rlap_v1, whole genome shotgun sequence genomic region:
- the LOC139849389 gene encoding uncharacterized protein — translation MLLPMFNNPNQGGSINFVQVQDVCSNCGDTSRYANGCKMGITLGMEEQVNEIQGQKYDPYSNTYNQGWRNHPNFSSDNNQFQRQNQNLSQNNQQSQSPSTDARMESFMKEMKKTLEIQNKSIAALGKQIGQVAEKKATLESDTISGYTLLDPNHESQGIGYEVNMVGTLRNGKAYDNKVKMPMKSEIKYGPSKSPTLHDLSNNVNEVPVNLGVGLNVEKLVVEKFEETDMEPDTIPFPKALESLHQFPYGKKGPKTDDMWKTFKQVKIMSAVISGSLPPKFKDPGTPLISVTVGNVNVKNALLDLGASINILPSSFVDRYELETLKQTDILIQLANRSMRTPRGMLENVIVKLEDFYYPVDFIVMDIETTFRETQPTIILSRPFFATIDALINCRTGVMDISFNNKRSRINIFNSLHTPDVQDCFLLDTNHEQVQKYAPDVKEKEDVRKFSEDGMTSEFKESQRRTNAEILMSQQESIQNLERELKNLSQVLETKLSSSISTTCLLPMKEIVMTMSTFIEKDDKMEHLVTPKMIEPYL, via the exons ATGTTGCTTCCCATGtttaacaacccaaaccagggtGGTAGTATTAATTTTGTGCAGGTTCAGGATgtgtgctcaaattgtggagatACATCTCGTTATGCAAATGGTTGCAAAATGGGGATAACATTAGGGATGGAAGAGCAAGTGAACGAGATTCAAGGGCAAAAATATGATCCATATTCCAACACCTACAACCAAGGATGGAGAAATCATCCAAACTTTAGCTCGGACAACAACCAATTCCAAAGGCAAAACCAAAACTTGTCTCAAAATAATCAACAAAGTCAATCCCCAAGCACGGATGCTaggatggagtcattcatgaagGAGATGAAGAAGACCTTGGAAATTCAAAATAAGTCAATTGCGGCATTGGGTAAGcaaattggtcaagtggcggagaaaaaggcaacactaGAATCGGATACAATTTCGGGTTATACATTGCTTGACCCGAATCATGAATCACAAGGAATAGGATATGAAGTGAACATGGTGGGTACTTTAAGAAATGGAAAGGCATATGATAACAAAGTAAAAATGCCCATGAAATCAGAAATCAAGTATGGTCCAAGTAAGTCTCCTACTTTACATGATTTGAGTAATAATGTTAATGAAGTTCCGGTGAATCTTGGGGTTGGGTTAAATGTTGAAAAACTAGTAGTTGAAAAGTTTGAGGAAACGGATATGGAGCCTGACACTATTCCATTTCCTAAGGCTTTGGAGTCCCTGCaccaattcccttatgggaaaaagggaccaAAAACAGATGATATGTGGAAAACGTTTAAACAAGTAAAAATCA TGAGTGCGGTCATTTCTGGTTCACTTCCACCGAAGTTTAAGGACCCGGGGACACCATTAATTTCGGTTACGGTGGGTAATGTTAATGTCAAAAATGCTTTATTGGATTTAGGGGCTAGTATTAACATACTTCCATCAAGTTTTGTTGACCGGTACGAGTTGGAAACTTTAAAACAAACTGATATTCTCATCCAACTTGCGAATCGGTCAATGAGAACTCCAAGGGGTATGTTAGAGAATGTGATTGTGAAACTTGAGGACTTTTATTACCCCGTAGATTTTATAGTCATGGACATTGAGACTACTTTTAGGGAGACCCAACCAACGATCATTCTTAGTCGTCCATTTTTTGCCACAATTGATGCTCTCATCAATTGTAGAACAGGAGTTATGGACATTTCTTTTAATAATAAGAGATCACGGATTAATATCtttaattcattacatacaccGGATGTCCAGGATTGTTTTTTGTTGGATACTAACCATGAACAGGTTCAAAAGTATGCACCGGATGTGAAAGAGAAAGAGGATGTAAGGAAATTTAGTGAAGATGGTATGACGAGTGAATTCAAGGAATCTCAAAGAAGAACTAATGCAGAAATTTTGATGAGTCAACAAGAGTCGATACAAAATCTTGAGCGGGAGTTAAAAAATCTGAGTCAAGTTCTTGAAACTAAGTTGAGTTCGTCTATTAGCACCACTTGTTTGTTACCGATGAAAGAAATCGTGATGACAATGTCCACATTTATTGAGAAAGATGATAAGATGGAACATTTGGTAACTCCGAAGATGATTGAGCCTTACTtgtga